A genomic stretch from Streptomyces venezuelae ATCC 10712 includes:
- a CDS encoding polysaccharide deacetylase family protein yields the protein MYHAVGPDPAPATLGLSVTPEAFAAQMEVVAERGFTPLTTAALATAWRTGGPLPARPLLVTFDDGYEGVHRYALPVLARHSFASTVFVSTGWLPGRHATGGALDTMLDWAQVRELADAGTEIGGHSHTHPQLDQLDARRLRFETLRCREIVGEELGTAPASFAYPYGYSSRRVRRTVREVGFTQALAVGNALARRRQGPYALERVTVRRSTDVEEFTRLVEGRAIGRNFAADRVMTKGYALARRARGAVRGHWI from the coding sequence ATGTACCACGCCGTCGGTCCCGACCCCGCCCCCGCGACCCTGGGGCTCTCCGTCACCCCCGAAGCGTTCGCCGCGCAGATGGAGGTGGTCGCCGAGCGGGGGTTCACCCCGCTGACCACCGCCGCGCTCGCCACCGCCTGGCGCACCGGTGGCCCGCTGCCCGCGCGGCCGCTCCTCGTCACCTTCGACGACGGCTACGAGGGCGTGCACCGGTACGCGCTCCCGGTGCTGGCCCGGCACTCCTTCGCGAGCACCGTCTTCGTGTCCACCGGCTGGCTGCCCGGCCGGCACGCCACCGGCGGGGCGCTCGACACCATGCTCGACTGGGCGCAGGTGCGTGAACTCGCGGACGCGGGCACCGAGATCGGCGGGCACAGTCACACCCACCCGCAGCTCGACCAGCTCGACGCGCGTCGGCTCCGGTTCGAGACGCTGCGCTGCCGGGAGATCGTCGGCGAGGAGCTCGGCACCGCCCCGGCCTCCTTCGCGTACCCCTACGGCTACTCGAGCCGCCGGGTCCGCCGTACCGTCCGCGAGGTGGGGTTCACCCAGGCGCTGGCGGTCGGCAACGCGCTGGCGAGGCGCCGCCAGGGGCCGTACGCCCTGGAGCGGGTGACGGTACGGCGGTCCACCGACGTCGAGGAGTTCACCCGGCTCGTGGAGGGCCGGGCGATCGGCCGGAACTTCGCGGCCGACCGGGTCATGACGAAGGGGTACGCGCTCGCGCGACGCGCCCGGGGCGCGGTGCGCGGCCACTGGATCTGA
- a CDS encoding CaiB/BaiF CoA transferase family protein, whose amino-acid sequence MSTQPLPLEGITVVAVEQAVAAPFATRQLADLGARVVKIERPDGGDFARGYDTAARGLASHFVWCNRGKESVAVDLKDPRGLALVRRLVADADVFVQNLAQGAAARLGLDAATLCAAHPELIAVDVSGYGPSGPYAEKRAYDMLVQCEAGLVSVTGTPEQPVKSGIPAADIAAGMYAFSGVLAALVRRGTTGRGGPVEVSLLDSLAEWMGHPLHHGMHGGTPPARTGLAHAVIAPYDAYPTADGGLVLLSVQNDREWRRLAEQVLARPELADAPAFATNTARVAGRAATDAVVAEALAPLTAPEALARLDAAGIACARLNSVAELAEHPQLTARDRWREVESPVGPLRSLLPPVVFPDAPEPRMDRIPALGQDTDTVLTGLGVPEAERKELRDAGVIA is encoded by the coding sequence ATGAGTACTCAGCCACTCCCCCTCGAAGGGATCACGGTCGTCGCCGTCGAGCAGGCCGTCGCCGCGCCCTTCGCCACCCGGCAGCTCGCCGACCTCGGCGCCCGCGTCGTGAAGATCGAGCGCCCCGACGGCGGGGACTTCGCCCGGGGGTACGACACGGCCGCCCGGGGCCTCGCCTCGCACTTCGTCTGGTGCAACCGCGGCAAGGAGTCCGTGGCGGTCGACCTCAAGGACCCGCGCGGCCTCGCCCTCGTCCGGCGGCTGGTGGCGGACGCGGACGTCTTCGTGCAGAACCTGGCCCAGGGGGCGGCGGCCCGGCTCGGTCTCGACGCCGCCACCCTGTGCGCCGCGCACCCGGAGCTGATCGCGGTGGACGTCTCCGGGTACGGGCCGTCGGGGCCGTACGCGGAGAAGCGGGCGTACGACATGCTCGTGCAGTGCGAGGCCGGTCTCGTCTCGGTGACCGGCACGCCGGAGCAGCCGGTCAAGTCCGGTATCCCGGCCGCGGACATCGCGGCCGGGATGTACGCGTTCTCGGGGGTCCTCGCCGCGCTCGTCCGGCGCGGCACGACGGGCCGGGGCGGCCCGGTGGAGGTCTCCCTGCTCGACTCGCTGGCCGAGTGGATGGGGCACCCGTTGCATCACGGGATGCACGGGGGTACGCCCCCGGCGCGTACGGGGCTCGCGCACGCGGTGATCGCGCCGTACGACGCCTATCCGACGGCGGACGGCGGCCTGGTGCTGCTCTCCGTGCAGAACGACCGGGAGTGGCGGCGCCTCGCCGAACAGGTCCTGGCCCGACCTGAGCTGGCCGACGCCCCGGCCTTCGCTACGAACACCGCGCGGGTCGCCGGGCGTGCGGCCACGGACGCGGTGGTCGCCGAGGCGCTGGCCCCGCTGACGGCGCCCGAGGCACTGGCCCGGCTGGACGCGGCGGGCATCGCCTGCGCCCGGCTCAACTCGGTCGCGGAGCTCGCGGAGCACCCGCAGCTGACGGCGCGCGACCGCTGGCGGGAGGTGGAGTCGCCGGTCGGGCCGCTGCGTTCACTGCTGCCGCCGGTCGTCTTCCCGGACGCGCCGGAGCCGCGGATGGACCGGATTCCGGCCCTGGGCCAGGACACGGACACGGTGCTCACCGGTCTCGGGGTGCCGGAGGCGGAGCGGAAGGAGCTGCGGGACGCGGGAGTGATCGCCTGA
- a CDS encoding ABC transporter permease, translating to MSTAFVHDGTAVLGRHLRRVRHAPAITVMTQTMPIVFLLFFGYVFGSALAVPGAEYRSQLVPGLLVATAAGGLMTGMFQAAQDTHRGVMDRFRTMPVSRSAVPLGQALADLVTSAVGTVPLILVGLAMGWRIEGTAAEALGAFGLLLLFRFATTWAGILLGLASKSEEAAGQLGSATFMLPLLSNAYLPTDTLPGWLRTVAEWNPISAVTTAVRVLFGNAPVPADGAWPVAHPIAGALLWSLALIALCAPLAVRRHTRG from the coding sequence ATGAGCACCGCGTTCGTCCACGACGGAACGGCCGTCCTCGGCCGCCATCTGCGGCGCGTCCGGCACGCGCCCGCGATCACCGTGATGACGCAGACGATGCCGATCGTGTTCCTGCTGTTCTTCGGGTACGTGTTCGGCAGCGCGCTCGCCGTGCCGGGCGCCGAGTACCGCTCGCAGCTGGTGCCCGGCCTGCTCGTCGCGACGGCGGCGGGCGGCCTGATGACCGGTATGTTCCAGGCCGCCCAGGACACCCACCGGGGCGTCATGGACCGCTTCCGGACGATGCCCGTGAGCCGCTCCGCCGTCCCCCTCGGGCAGGCCCTCGCCGACCTCGTGACCAGCGCCGTCGGCACCGTGCCGCTGATCCTGGTCGGCCTTGCGATGGGCTGGCGGATCGAGGGGACGGCGGCGGAGGCCCTGGGCGCCTTCGGTCTGCTGCTGCTCTTCCGCTTCGCGACGACCTGGGCGGGCATCCTGCTCGGCCTGGCCTCGAAGAGCGAGGAGGCGGCGGGACAGCTCGGCAGCGCCACGTTCATGCTGCCGCTGCTGTCCAACGCGTACCTCCCGACCGACACCCTGCCCGGCTGGCTGCGGACGGTCGCCGAGTGGAACCCGATCTCGGCGGTCACCACGGCGGTACGGGTCCTCTTCGGCAACGCGCCCGTCCCCGCGGACGGGGCCTGGCCGGTGGCCCACCCGATCGCGGGTGCGCTGCTCTGGTCACTGGCCCTGATCGCCCTCTGCGCCCCGCTCGCGGTGCGCCGCCACACCCGGGGCTGA
- a CDS encoding daunorubicin resistance protein DrrA family ABC transporter ATP-binding protein has translation MTTTYAVLSEGLQKRYGEVHALRGLDLAVPEGSVCGVLGPNGAGKTTAVRVLTTLVRPDAGSARVAGHDVVRDPAGVRKRIAVTGQYASVDGDLTGAENLRLFARLLRAPRARADELLERFGLTAAAGRPARTYSGGMRRRLDLAASLLVPPRVLFLDEPTTGLDPHSRNGIWDAVRGLASEGTTVLLTTQYLEEADQLADDIVLIDEGRAAQRGTPAELKALVGSYAEVVVADPAALVAAAAVLDRLTGSAPVLDAERRTVGAVTTDGTLTLPRLVREIDAAGVLIVDASLRPPTLDEVFLRLTGRKELVP, from the coding sequence ATGACAACTACGTACGCTGTACTTAGTGAGGGTCTCCAGAAGCGGTACGGCGAGGTCCACGCGCTCCGCGGCCTCGACCTCGCCGTCCCCGAAGGCTCGGTCTGCGGCGTCCTCGGCCCCAACGGCGCGGGGAAGACCACCGCCGTCCGCGTCCTCACCACCCTCGTCAGGCCCGACGCGGGCAGTGCGCGGGTCGCCGGGCACGACGTGGTGCGCGACCCGGCGGGGGTACGGAAGCGGATCGCGGTCACCGGGCAGTACGCCTCCGTCGACGGCGACCTGACCGGCGCCGAGAACCTGCGGCTCTTCGCCCGGCTGCTGCGCGCCCCGCGCGCCCGCGCCGACGAGCTCCTGGAGCGCTTCGGCCTCACCGCGGCCGCCGGCCGCCCGGCCCGCACCTACTCCGGCGGGATGCGGCGCCGGCTCGACCTGGCCGCCAGCCTGCTCGTACCGCCGCGGGTGCTCTTCCTCGACGAGCCGACGACCGGGCTCGACCCGCACAGCCGCAACGGGATCTGGGACGCCGTACGGGGGTTGGCGTCCGAGGGCACGACCGTGCTGCTCACCACGCAGTACCTGGAGGAGGCCGACCAGCTCGCCGACGACATCGTCCTGATCGACGAGGGCCGGGCCGCTCAGCGCGGCACCCCGGCCGAACTCAAGGCGCTCGTCGGCAGCTACGCCGAGGTCGTCGTCGCCGACCCCGCCGCCCTGGTGGCGGCCGCCGCCGTCCTCGACCGGCTGACCGGCTCGGCCCCGGTGCTGGACGCCGAGCGCCGCACGGTCGGCGCGGTGACCACCGACGGCACGCTCACCCTCCCCCGGCTCGTCCGCGAGATCGACGCGGCCGGCGTGCTCATCGTCGACGCTTCGCTGCGCCCGCCCACCCTCGACGAGGTGTTCCTGCGCCTCACCGGCCGGAAGGAGCTCGTCCCATGA
- a CDS encoding TetR/AcrR family transcriptional regulator → MAGRAAEPEVIWARPERAGRGPKPAYSRRDIVDAAVRIADTDGIDALSMRRVATELGCGTMSLYNYVPRKEDLYELMVDAVSGEYELPAEPSGDWRADMTGIAHQTRAIMYRHPWLPRVMTTAYGFSPNALRFLEWCLGCLVPLDVPPGLKMQLIAMVNGTVMATVANEQAIAERARGLPWSEEAEQAVRGAYLTAQVASGKYPHLAELLAEAPAAPVDADEIFAMTISRLLDSFAPPEGPVTAA, encoded by the coding sequence ATGGCGGGCCGAGCGGCCGAACCGGAAGTGATCTGGGCGCGGCCCGAGCGCGCGGGCCGAGGCCCGAAACCGGCGTACAGCCGGCGGGACATCGTGGACGCCGCCGTGCGCATCGCCGACACGGACGGCATCGACGCGCTCTCCATGCGCCGCGTCGCCACCGAACTCGGCTGCGGCACCATGTCGCTCTACAACTACGTCCCCCGCAAGGAGGACCTCTACGAGCTGATGGTCGACGCGGTCAGCGGCGAGTACGAACTCCCCGCGGAACCCAGCGGCGACTGGCGCGCCGACATGACCGGCATCGCCCACCAGACCCGCGCGATCATGTACCGGCACCCCTGGCTGCCCCGGGTGATGACCACCGCCTACGGCTTCAGCCCCAACGCCCTGCGCTTCCTGGAGTGGTGCCTGGGCTGCCTCGTCCCGCTCGACGTGCCCCCGGGACTGAAGATGCAGCTGATCGCCATGGTCAACGGCACGGTGATGGCGACCGTCGCCAACGAGCAGGCCATCGCCGAACGCGCCCGCGGACTGCCCTGGTCCGAGGAGGCCGAGCAGGCCGTGCGCGGCGCCTACCTCACGGCGCAGGTCGCCAGCGGGAAGTACCCCCACCTCGCCGAACTGCTCGCCGAGGCCCCGGCCGCGCCCGTCGACGCGGACGAGATCTTCGCCATGACCATCAGCCGTCTGCTCGACTCGTTCGCACCGCCCGAGGGCCCCGTCACAGCAGCATGA
- a CDS encoding DUF5925 domain-containing protein has translation MGAMADTPSVPSEPQRSLPIRLNLDDSDSPSDVVDALFLGRFATGEQPHSHSTTLDRVKPEATLLPPGATVLRAAKDDDRSAVLAEGEGWTLLVSRWNRGADVTVTATAAELAERVLKEATDGAKDEPEPQPENVTMGFWYVSPRRGPHRTTRQISAGTWDEVRPNYSAQVAESMDRLMKVTPESIAGRLLLLHGPPGTGKTSALRTLARSWRDWCQVDCVLDPERLFNDVGYLMDIAIGEDEGTAKGRWRLLLLEDCDELIRGEAKHTAGQALSRLLNLTDGLLGQGRNVLVGVTTNEDLERLHPAVVRPGRCLARIEVGPLSRAESVEWLGRAEDVPREGATLAELFALRRGTPPAELPEPRTAGAGLYL, from the coding sequence ATGGGCGCCATGGCCGACACCCCCTCCGTACCGTCCGAGCCGCAGCGGTCGCTGCCGATCAGGCTGAACCTCGACGACAGCGACTCGCCCTCGGACGTCGTCGACGCGCTGTTCCTCGGCCGCTTCGCCACCGGGGAGCAGCCGCACTCGCACAGCACCACCCTGGACCGGGTCAAGCCGGAGGCGACGCTGCTTCCGCCGGGGGCCACGGTGCTGCGGGCCGCGAAGGACGACGACCGCAGCGCCGTGCTCGCCGAGGGCGAGGGCTGGACGCTGCTGGTCTCGCGCTGGAACCGGGGCGCCGACGTGACCGTCACGGCCACCGCGGCGGAGCTCGCCGAGCGGGTCCTGAAGGAGGCGACGGACGGGGCGAAGGACGAGCCCGAACCGCAGCCGGAGAACGTGACGATGGGGTTCTGGTACGTGTCGCCCCGGCGCGGCCCGCACCGGACCACCCGTCAGATCAGCGCGGGGACCTGGGACGAGGTGCGGCCCAACTATTCGGCGCAGGTGGCCGAGTCGATGGACCGGCTGATGAAGGTGACGCCCGAGTCGATCGCCGGCAGGCTCCTGCTGCTGCACGGCCCGCCGGGCACGGGCAAGACCTCGGCGCTGCGCACGCTGGCCCGGTCGTGGCGGGACTGGTGCCAGGTGGACTGCGTGCTCGACCCGGAGCGGCTCTTCAACGACGTCGGCTATCTGATGGACATCGCCATCGGAGAGGACGAGGGCACGGCGAAGGGGCGCTGGCGGCTGCTGCTCCTGGAGGACTGCGACGAGCTGATCCGGGGCGAGGCGAAGCACACGGCGGGGCAGGCGCTGTCCCGGCTGCTCAATCTGACGGACGGTCTGCTCGGCCAGGGGCGCAACGTCCTGGTCGGCGTCACCACCAACGAGGACCTGGAGCGGCTCCATCCGGCGGTCGTCCGGCCGGGGCGCTGCCTGGCCCGCATCGAGGTGGGGCCGTTGAGCCGGGCCGAGTCGGTGGAGTGGCTCGGGCGCGCGGAGGACGTGCCGCGCGAGGGCGCGACGCTGGCGGAGCTGTTCGCCCTGCGCCGCGGCACGCCCCCGGCGGAGCTCCCGGAGCCCCGCACGGCGGGGGCGGGCCTGTACTTGTAG
- a CDS encoding glycosyltransferase family 2 protein, with the protein MSSFLRPSVSGQEMTEPSRIAAQYRAITSHLAIAPPVSVVIPAMNEAENLPYVFKTLPEWIHEVVLVDGNSTDNTVDVARELRPDVKVVKQVGKGKGDALISGFAACTGDIIVMVDADGSADGQEIVSYVSALVGGADFAKGSRFANGGGTDDMTTIRRLGNWVLCGLVNRKFGARYTDLCYGYNAFWRHCLDKITLDCTGFEIETLINIRVVKAGLKVQEVPSHEYNRIHGVSNLNAVRDGIRVLKVILKEKAVSKAARRRPAPFSVNVPRGEVS; encoded by the coding sequence ATGAGCTCGTTCCTGCGCCCATCCGTCTCGGGCCAAGAAATGACCGAGCCGAGTCGAATAGCCGCCCAGTACCGGGCCATCACCTCACATCTGGCGATCGCTCCGCCGGTGAGTGTGGTCATTCCCGCGATGAACGAAGCCGAAAATCTTCCGTACGTCTTCAAGACGCTGCCGGAATGGATTCACGAAGTCGTTCTCGTCGACGGAAATTCCACCGACAACACGGTGGACGTCGCCCGTGAACTCCGGCCGGACGTCAAGGTCGTCAAGCAGGTCGGCAAGGGCAAGGGCGACGCGCTGATCAGCGGCTTCGCCGCCTGCACGGGCGACATCATCGTCATGGTCGACGCGGACGGATCGGCCGACGGCCAGGAGATCGTCTCGTACGTCTCCGCGCTCGTGGGCGGCGCCGATTTCGCCAAGGGATCCCGCTTCGCCAACGGCGGCGGCACCGACGACATGACGACCATTCGCAGACTCGGCAACTGGGTCCTCTGCGGACTCGTCAACCGCAAGTTCGGCGCCCGCTACACCGACCTCTGCTACGGCTACAACGCCTTCTGGCGTCACTGCCTCGACAAGATCACCCTCGACTGCACCGGCTTCGAGATAGAGACCCTCATCAACATCCGGGTCGTCAAGGCCGGACTCAAGGTGCAGGAGGTGCCGAGCCACGAATACAACCGCATTCACGGCGTCAGCAACCTCAACGCGGTGCGCGACGGAATCCGGGTCCTGAAGGTCATCCTCAAGGAGAAGGCCGTCAGCAAGGCCGCCCGGCGCCGGCCGGCCCCGTTCTCGGTCAACGTCCCCCGGGGAGAGGTGTCTTGA
- a CDS encoding protein kinase domain-containing protein produces the protein MTVVAGRYRLLDVLAEGATGTVWRALDETDRREVALKELRAPDGLPADEVPLLYARRERAARAAARISHPAVVRVLGVATEDGRPWMVTELVRGLTLAETLEAAGPLPPREAARVGAEVLAGLRAARTAGAPHRGPGPGHVLLANDGRIVMTGFGATPEDDPGPEADLRAVGALLAGAVSAPPSPGASKDGRAGALRAVIEDLLDEGPERGPTTDRAERAERELRRLAAGGARPARPEPGTASAGAGPSRRAEGAGGSGHDDGDGFDDGDGGAGERTSVKPGGGRPGRRGAPRRSHVLLAGAVGALVIAGALTYHAVRGDERGAGPGPGGVTSTAPAGPGATSGAGGGPVRPRS, from the coding sequence ATGACGGTGGTCGCGGGTCGTTACCGGCTTCTGGACGTCCTCGCCGAGGGGGCGACGGGCACCGTATGGCGCGCCCTGGACGAGACGGACCGGCGCGAGGTGGCGCTCAAGGAACTCCGCGCCCCGGACGGCCTCCCGGCGGACGAGGTTCCCCTGCTCTACGCGCGGCGCGAGCGGGCGGCACGGGCCGCCGCCCGGATCTCCCACCCCGCGGTCGTACGGGTCCTGGGCGTCGCCACCGAGGACGGCCGGCCGTGGATGGTGACGGAGCTCGTCCGGGGCCTCACCCTCGCCGAGACGCTGGAGGCGGCCGGCCCGCTGCCCCCGCGCGAGGCCGCCCGTGTCGGCGCCGAAGTCCTCGCCGGGCTCCGGGCGGCCCGGACGGCGGGAGCCCCGCACCGGGGCCCTGGACCCGGGCACGTCCTCCTCGCCAACGACGGACGGATCGTCATGACGGGCTTCGGCGCGACTCCGGAGGACGATCCGGGGCCCGAGGCGGACCTGAGGGCGGTGGGCGCGCTCCTGGCCGGGGCGGTCTCCGCGCCGCCGTCGCCGGGGGCGTCGAAGGACGGGCGGGCCGGTGCGCTCCGGGCCGTGATCGAGGACCTGCTGGACGAGGGGCCGGAGCGCGGGCCGACCACGGACCGGGCCGAGCGGGCCGAGCGGGAGCTGCGGCGGCTGGCGGCGGGCGGGGCGCGTCCCGCCCGACCGGAGCCCGGCACGGCGTCGGCAGGAGCGGGGCCGAGTCGCCGGGCGGAGGGCGCCGGCGGCTCCGGCCATGACGACGGCGACGGCTTCGACGACGGCGACGGCGGGGCCGGGGAGCGGACTTCGGTGAAACCCGGCGGTGGGCGGCCCGGCCGGCGGGGGGCGCCGCGCCGGAGTCACGTCCTGCTCGCCGGGGCGGTCGGCGCGCTGGTGATCGCGGGGGCTCTGACGTACCACGCGGTCCGGGGGGACGAACGAGGCGCCGGGCCCGGTCCGGGCGGTGTCACGAGCACCGCTCCGGCCGGCCCCGGCGCCACGAGCGGCGCGGGTGGCGGTCCGGTCAGACCGCGTTCCTGA
- a CDS encoding SGNH/GDSL hydrolase family protein, which yields MRLSRFAAVSSSLLLGAVLALTGAGAAQAAETAALDYVALGDSYSSGVGSGSYDSASGDCKRSTKAFPVLWKNANAPSSFAFTACSGARTGDVTANQLGPLSAATDLVSVTIGGNDAGFADVMTTCVLQSEATCINRVNQAKSYVDTTLPGKLDSVYTAIRNKAPAAHVVVLGYPRFYQLGGNCVAGLSEAERSAINGASDYLNAAVAKRAADHGYTFSSVVPAFTGHEICSGSAWLHSVNWLNIGESYHPTAAGQSGGYLPSFRNAV from the coding sequence ATGAGACTGTCCCGCTTTGCCGCCGTTTCGTCCTCGCTCCTGCTCGGTGCCGTCCTCGCCCTCACCGGGGCGGGCGCCGCACAGGCCGCCGAAACCGCCGCCCTCGACTATGTGGCCCTCGGCGACTCCTACTCCTCGGGTGTCGGATCCGGGAGTTACGACAGCGCCAGTGGCGACTGCAAGCGCTCCACAAAGGCGTTCCCGGTGCTGTGGAAGAACGCCAACGCCCCGTCGTCCTTCGCGTTCACCGCGTGCTCGGGCGCCCGAACGGGTGATGTGACCGCGAATCAGCTCGGCCCGCTCTCGGCCGCCACCGACCTGGTCTCCGTCACGATCGGGGGAAATGACGCCGGTTTCGCTGACGTCATGACGACCTGTGTGCTGCAGTCCGAGGCCACCTGTATCAACCGCGTGAATCAGGCCAAGAGCTACGTCGACACGACGCTGCCCGGCAAGCTCGACTCCGTCTACACGGCGATCAGGAACAAGGCGCCCGCCGCCCACGTGGTCGTGCTCGGCTACCCGCGCTTCTACCAGCTGGGCGGCAACTGCGTCGCCGGCCTGAGCGAGGCCGAGCGCAGCGCCATCAACGGAGCCTCCGACTACCTCAACGCGGCCGTCGCCAAGCGCGCGGCCGACCACGGCTACACCTTCTCCAGCGTCGTCCCGGCCTTCACCGGACACGAGATCTGCTCCGGCTCCGCCTGGCTGCACAGCGTCAACTGGCTCAACATCGGGGAGTCCTACCACCCGACGGCCGCGGGCCAGTCCGGCGGCTACCTGCCCAGCTTCAGGAACGCGGTCTGA
- a CDS encoding glycosyltransferase family 2 protein, translated as MNHRTSPPGFSVVICVYTEERWEDILAAVDSVRKQSLPPLETLLVVDHNERLRQRLTEEYAEQRLTEEVRVLANAGPRGLSSGRNTGIAASRGEFVAFLDDDAVAEADWLHHFAAAYDDPRVMAVGGRTLPAWASGRRPAWFPEEFDWVVGCTYRGLPPGRVPVRNVLGGNASFRRTAFDAAGGFATGIGRDGDRRPLGGEETELCIRLSQALPEAILLIDDRAVIHHKVPAARERFGYFRTRVYAEGLSKALVARSVGPQKGLESERRYTTRVLPAGVLRGVRDALRGRSGGAGRAGAIVTGVTVAAGGYALGTLRARRTGTTFFSGPIEGPIEGPIEGPPPHGPIEGPEAVARAEAVPGARTPEGRVS; from the coding sequence TTGAACCACCGCACGTCCCCGCCCGGCTTCTCGGTGGTGATCTGCGTCTACACGGAGGAGCGGTGGGAGGACATCCTCGCCGCCGTCGACTCCGTACGGAAGCAGTCGCTGCCGCCGCTGGAGACGCTCCTCGTGGTCGACCACAACGAGCGGCTCCGCCAACGGCTCACCGAGGAGTACGCGGAGCAGCGGCTGACCGAGGAGGTGCGGGTGCTCGCCAACGCGGGCCCCCGCGGCCTCTCCTCCGGCCGCAACACCGGAATCGCCGCATCCCGCGGCGAGTTCGTGGCCTTCCTCGACGACGACGCCGTCGCCGAGGCGGACTGGCTCCACCACTTCGCCGCCGCCTACGACGACCCGCGCGTCATGGCCGTCGGCGGCCGGACCCTGCCCGCCTGGGCGTCCGGCCGCCGCCCGGCCTGGTTCCCGGAGGAGTTCGACTGGGTCGTCGGCTGCACGTACCGGGGCCTGCCCCCCGGCCGCGTCCCGGTGCGCAACGTGCTCGGCGGCAACGCCTCCTTCCGTCGCACGGCCTTCGACGCGGCCGGCGGTTTCGCCACCGGCATCGGCCGGGACGGCGACCGGCGGCCCCTCGGCGGCGAGGAGACCGAACTCTGCATCCGGCTCTCCCAGGCGCTGCCCGAGGCGATCCTGCTCATCGACGACCGGGCCGTCATCCACCACAAGGTGCCCGCGGCCCGGGAGCGCTTCGGCTACTTCCGCACCCGGGTCTACGCCGAGGGCCTCTCCAAGGCGCTGGTCGCCCGGAGCGTCGGCCCGCAGAAGGGCCTGGAGTCCGAACGGCGCTACACCACACGGGTGCTGCCCGCCGGCGTCCTGCGCGGGGTGCGCGACGCCCTGCGGGGCCGCTCCGGCGGCGCGGGGCGGGCCGGCGCGATCGTCACGGGCGTCACGGTCGCGGCCGGCGGCTACGCGCTGGGGACCCTGCGGGCCCGCCGGACCGGGACGACGTTCTTCTCGGGGCCTATCGAGGGACCGATCGAGGGGCCGATCGAGGGACCGCCGCCCCACGGGCCGATCGAGGGCCCGGAGGCCGTTGCGCGGGCCGAGGCGGTCCCCGGGGCCAGGACTCCCGAAGGACGGGTCTCGTGA
- a CDS encoding GntR family transcriptional regulator, protein MTLTIAVDHESTTAPYEQLRAQISERARSGSLPVGYKLPTVRGLAEQLGLAANTVAKAYKALEADGVIETRGRHGTFVAAAGDAATRRAATAAAQYAEEARRLGLSREAAEAALNEALRAAYDS, encoded by the coding sequence GTGACACTCACCATCGCCGTGGACCACGAATCCACCACCGCTCCGTACGAACAACTGCGTGCCCAGATCTCGGAGCGGGCCCGGTCCGGCAGTCTGCCGGTCGGATACAAGCTGCCGACGGTACGAGGACTCGCGGAGCAGCTGGGCCTCGCCGCGAACACGGTCGCCAAGGCGTACAAGGCACTGGAGGCGGACGGGGTGATCGAGACGCGCGGGCGTCACGGCACCTTCGTCGCGGCCGCCGGCGACGCGGCCACCCGCCGGGCGGCCACCGCCGCCGCCCAGTACGCCGAGGAGGCCCGCCGCCTCGGCCTCAGCCGCGAGGCGGCGGAGGCCGCGTTGAACGAGGCCCTGCGCGCCGCCTACGACAGCTGA